TAAATATCCATGTACGCCCTATTTTGGTACAAGAACACAAGGGAGCTCACATTTTCCGGTAGAAGGCAGCTTCTTTTGGCAGTGATTATATTTCCGGCAGTCGAAAATACGCGCTCTGAACTTGCGGATGAGGCTGGGATGCACAtatatttttttgcaagttcCGCCACTAGGGGAAATTTGGGTTCATTGTCCTTCCACCATTTAAGTGCGTCCATGTTGTGCCCCAGCTGGGGCTCGGAGAGGTATGCGTCAAATTGAGCGGACGGGTCACTGACGCGCGGCTGTTCATTAAACAGTATGTCGAGTGCAGTTGCTTCGGTCTGGGTAGTACCCATCCCGCTTTCATCAGCCGAAGGCGACAAGAGATTTAACATTTCTCTAACATTGCTACGGATTGCCTCTCTCGTATCTGGCTCCTCATAGTGAAGGCATTTGTACCTTGGATCGGGAAAAGAAGCTCTCTGGCGTGCAGACACCGACCTCTGCTGGGCGTCCCAGTCCAAGGAAAATCGCCGAGATATCTCCATCCGAACTACTTCTTTGAAATTCTCGACTTTCAAGTCACCCGTGCTCTGAAGCTCTAGTTTCTTCAGTACTGCTTTCGCCACTGGCCGAACCATGGAGACAGGGGACACCGTGTCGCTGCAGAGAATGGTGGTTGCAAGATGAAGAGGCTCAAGGACCTCACAAAGTTCACTGATTACATTCCATTCTTGCTGACTGATCTCTAGGTTCTGCGCTTTTTTTGCTGTGACAATTGTTCGGTCAGCAAGAACACTTTGTACAGCAGACCGATGCTTGATAAGCTTTGTAAGCATCTGGTAAGTCGAGTTCCATCTTGTCGGACAGCTTTGCATGAGGCGTTCTGTGGGTAAGCCGAGTAGCTGCTGCCGCCTACTCAACTCATCGCTGGCGACGGTCGAATGCCTAAAGTGAGCAACCAATCTTCCGCTCTTCTGGCAGAGGTCATTGATCTCCGTGTTGGCCAGAGCTTTTTTGATGCTCAGGTGGAGACTGTGCGCTGAACAGGTAACGTCATTTGGCTCTAATATACCTTGCAGCGCATTCACAGCATTAATGCCATTAGATGCATTATCAGTGACAACAGCCGTTACCTTGCCGTCCAAATTCCATGCCGAAATTACTTCTTGCATTCGCTGCGTGATGTTTTCTCCTGTGTGGCGTTCTTGCATCTCCTCCGTTGCTAAAGTGAATGCTTGCGACTTCCACTCGCTGTTCAGAGTGTGCGCAGTCACTGTAATATATGAATCCTGCGCCCTCGACGTCCAACAGTCTGTGGTGAGGGCAACAGTTGTGGCTTCGTCGATTTGAGACATTATCTTGTCTCTCAACTGATTATGCAGAAGTTTTATTCGATTTTTCAGCTTAGCAACTGAAGGTGGCCTATAACTTCGCTCCACTACTCCCATAAAATGCCTAAATCCGGCACTGGCTGTGAATGCCAAAGGCAACTGGTTAACAGCGACCATTTTTGCTAGCGCCTGGTCAATCTCCTCCTGTCTTGCAGTGCACATCTTCCGTCGTTTTCGAGGCTTAGGCGCCGCAGACGGCCCAGGATCagtagcagaactgatagtttcATTACCATCAGCCGGATCATCACCAGAAACTTCATCAATATCGCTGACACCCAAAGTTGGTGGCAGCCTGAAAAAAGTAAATATAAATCGGTGAAATCCTCCCCACGCCACTGATTAGGACAGTAATATAATTAAGAGTCCAAAGAATTTTATTGAGTAATTTTTCACTAAATAACAGGTCTACTAAGTATAACTCA
This window of the Dermacentor albipictus isolate Rhodes 1998 colony unplaced genomic scaffold, USDA_Dalb.pri_finalv2 scaffold_26, whole genome shotgun sequence genome carries:
- the LOC139052514 gene encoding E3 SUMO-protein ligase ZBED1-like; this translates as MRRSGELCSRRTGSDTHTYSSSHHSGVLDRFITSDGQVAELGMATCRKIFGRHHGKVWRLLPPTLGVSDIDEVSGDDPADGNETISSATDPGPSAAPKPRKRRKMCTARQEEIDQALAKMVAVNQLPLAFTASAGFRHFMGVVERSYRPPSVAKLKNRIKLLHNQLRDKIMSQIDEATTVALTTDCWTSRAQDSYITVTAHTLNSEWKSQAFTLATEEMQERHTGENITQRMQEVISAWNLDGKVTAVVTDNASNGINAVNALQGILEPNDVTCSAHSLHLSIKKALANTEINDLCQKSGRLVAHFRHSTVASDELSRRQQLLGLPTERLMQSCPTRWNSTYQMLTKLIKHRSAVQSVLADRTIVTAKKAQNLEISQQEWNVISELCEVLEPLHLATTILCSDTVSPVSMVRPVAKAVLKKLELQSTGDLKVENFKEVVRMEISRRFSLDWDAQQRSVSARQRASFPDPSCRLCNGIPAKMFIVFNDYILFW